Below is a window of Mycolicibacterium rhodesiae NBB3 DNA.
CCGTGCGGTACCGACCCCATGACCGGCTTCTACCGTGACGGCTGCTGCTCCACCGGACCGCAGGACATCGGCAGGCACACCATCTGCGCCGTCGTGACAGCGGAGTTCCTCGAGCATCAACGGTCGATCGGCAACGATCTGTCGACCCCGATGCCGCAGTACCGCTTTCCGGGACTGGAACCCGGCGACCGCTGGTGCGTCACCGCGGCGAACTGGCTGCGGGCGTATCAGGACGGCTACGCCTCCCCCGTCGTCCTCGCGTGCACCCACGAACGCACGCTCGACGTGGTGCCGATCGAGGCGCTGCGTGAGAACGCCGTCGACGTTCCCGACGACCTCGGCGATCTTTAGCGCAATACCGGTCAGCACGTCACGGATCGGGCATAGCGTGAGCGCTATGACAGATCAGACACCGGCGGTCACGGCTGATCACCCGCCGGAGAAGCTTCTTCGCTTGGTCAATCCCCTGCTGCGCACCCTGCTGGGCACTCCGCTGGCCGGGGCCTTGCGCAATCAGCTCATGGTGATGAACTTCAAGGGCCGTAAGTCGGGGCGCCAGTTCTCGATCCCGGTGAGCGCACACCACATCAACGGCGCGTTGTACGCCTTGGGGTCCGCCGGATGGAAGCACAACTTCAGTGGCGGGGCGGACGCCGAGATCGTCCACCAGGGCAAGACGACCAAGATTCACGGTGAAGTCATCTCCGATCCTCCCGTCGTCGCCGAGCTCGCGCACCGGTGCGCGCAGGACTACGGCGTCAAAAAGGCACAGACGATGATGGGCCTGAAATTCCGTGACAACCAGATACCGAGCATCGAGGAGTTCCGCGAGGCCATCGACCGGGAGAAGATCGTCGCCGTCAAATTCACTCCGCGATAGCCGTGCAAGTCCGGGGTAAGACGGTTCTTCTCACCGGTGCGACCGGCGGTCTCGGGCAAGCCATCGCGTCGGCGCTGGCTGCCCGTGGCGCGCGGTTGATCCTCAGTTCGCGTAAGCCCGAAGAACTGGAGCGGCTCGCCACATCCCTCGCAGGCGACGGCCACCGCACCATCGTCAGCGACCTCGCAGAGGACGGCGCAGCGGCGGCGCTGTTGGCGGCGGCGGGTGAGATCGACATCCTCGTCGCCAATGCCGCCCTGCCGGCGTCGGGCAAGCTGGACAGCTTCACCCCCGACCAGATCGACAGGGCGCTTCGGGTCAACCTCGAGGCGCCGATCCAGATGACCCGCGCGCTGATCCCCGCGTTCACGATGCGGCGGTCCGGGCATTTCGTCTATATCTCGTCGATTGCCGGCAAGACGACAACAGCCGGTGCATCGCTCTACGCCGCAACGAAATTCGGCCTGCGGGGCTTCGCGCTGTGTCTGCGTGACGACATGCGTCCCGCGGGTGTCGGCGTATCCGTGGTCTGCCCGGGAGCCATCCGCGATGCGGGTATGTTCGCCGAGTCCGGGGCGCCACCGCCGCCGTTGATCGGCACCGGCACACCCGAGCAGGTCGGCGACGCTGTCGTCACCGCCATCGAACGCAACCGCGGCGAGATCGACGTCGCGCCGCTACGGCAGCGCGCATTGGCGCGGTTCGCGATGAACGCGCCTGCGACGGCGTCCCGCCTCGCGGGAGAGGTCGCCGCCAAGGCCGCCGCCGAGATCGCCGCCGGACAGGCAAATAAACGTTGATCAGCAAGTTTTGAGCCATTTTCGCGACAGCTGCCGATACCGTCGTGCCATGCCCGCAGAAGACGAACTGGTCGCCGCACGAGACGCGTACACGCGCGGCGACTGGCGCGCCGCCTACGAGCATTTCGGCCGCGCGGCCAAGACCGCGGAGCTGAGCACCGACGACCTGTCGTCCTACGGAATGGCGGCGTGGCGGCTGGGCCATGGCAGGGAGTCAATCCGCCTGTCCGAAGAGGCCTTCAATCGATTGGTCGCCGAGAACAACACCCGCACCGCCGCCATGAAGGCGGCCGA
It encodes the following:
- a CDS encoding SDR family NAD(P)-dependent oxidoreductase: MQVRGKTVLLTGATGGLGQAIASALAARGARLILSSRKPEELERLATSLAGDGHRTIVSDLAEDGAAAALLAAAGEIDILVANAALPASGKLDSFTPDQIDRALRVNLEAPIQMTRALIPAFTMRRSGHFVYISSIAGKTTTAGASLYAATKFGLRGFALCLRDDMRPAGVGVSVVCPGAIRDAGMFAESGAPPPPLIGTGTPEQVGDAVVTAIERNRGEIDVAPLRQRALARFAMNAPATASRLAGEVAAKAAAEIAAGQANKR
- a CDS encoding DUF2237 family protein, which produces MAELNVLGGPLEPCGTDPMTGFYRDGCCSTGPQDIGRHTICAVVTAEFLEHQRSIGNDLSTPMPQYRFPGLEPGDRWCVTAANWLRAYQDGYASPVVLACTHERTLDVVPIEALRENAVDVPDDLGDL